In one window of Episyrphus balteatus chromosome 3, idEpiBalt1.1, whole genome shotgun sequence DNA:
- the LOC129913930 gene encoding spastin isoform X2 produces the protein MVRNKSIATQSSSGNASSSNSSSKSPIKNSKTHRKSSSNCESSSVAAEIDDRSSRTPSPDDSTAIQGSSVHKQNLYVVSFPIIFLFNVLRSLIYQLFCIFRYLYGASTRVIYRPHKRECNIEIVVGTELERIQAKPIASTSAVQYPFNNHHKHKQLEMSSSKSGGGGGCAPTSPGPGDPLLAKQKHHHRRAFEYISKALKIDEENEGHKELAIELYRKGIKELEDGIAVDCWSGRGDVWERAQRLHDKMQTNLSMARDRLHFLASGRKLTIGTKRPGNLGVINKSQTLPRNIGSKANVNGTRTPLKTAATPPAVRRQFSTSGRNTPPQRSRTPIGCGPSNGGSGASTPMVSVKGVEPKLVQIIMDEIVEGGAKVEWSDIAGQEVAKQALQEMVILPSVRPELFTGLRAPAKGLLLFGPPGNGKTLLARAVATECSATFLNISAASLTSKYVGDGEKLVRALFAVAREMQPSIIFIDEVDSLLSERSSNEHEASRRLKTEFLVEFDGLPGNPEGDRIVVLAATNRPQELDEAALRRFTKRVYVSLPDSETRELLLKRLLEKQGSPLGPDSLRRLSAMTEGYSGSDLTALAKDAALEPIRELNVEQVKLLDISAVRSITENDFCNSLKRIRRSVAPQSLVLYEKWSQEYGDITI, from the exons ATGGTGCGAAACAAAAGCATTGCAACTCAATCGTCTTCGGGCAATGCTAGTAGCAGCAATAGCAGCAGCAAATCCcccataaaaaattcaaaaactcacCGTAAAAGTAGCAGCAATTGTGAATCTAGCAGCGTTGCCGCTGAAATCGATGACAGATCGAGTCGAACCCCCTCCCCGGATGACAGCACAGCAATACAGGGATCCTCTGTGCACAAACAGAATTTGTATGTCGTATCTTTTccgattatttttcttttcaacgtTTTGCGTTCGCTTATCTATCagcttttttgcatatttcGATATTTGTACGGGGCTAGTACCCGTGTTATCTATCGGCCGCATAAAAGAGAGTGTAATATTGAAATAGTAGTTGGAACGGAGTTGGAACGTATTCAGGCGAAGCCGATTGCTTCGACTAGCGCAGTTCAATATCCATTTAATAACCATCATAAACATAAACAGCTGGAAATGTCGTCATCGAAGTCAGGTGGTGGCGGTGGATGTGCTCCAACATCGCCCGGTCCTGGGGATCCATTATTGGCCAAACAAAAGCATCATCATCGTCGGGCATTCGAGTATATATCGAAGGCCTTGAAGATCGATGAAGAGAATGAAG gccACAAGGAACTTGCCATTGAATTGTACCGCAAAGGGATTAAAGAACTTGAAGATGGTATTGCTGTCGATTGCTGGAGTGGACGTGGTGATGTTTGGGAAAGAGCTCAACGTTTACATGATAAAATGCAGACCAATTTATCAATGGCCAGGGATCGCTTACACTTTTTAg ctTCTGGACGTAAACTTACAATTGGCACAAAAAGACCCGGTAATCTGGGCGTtataaataaatctcaaaccttaccCCGAAACATCGGATCGAAGGCAAATGTAAATGGAACTCGTACACCGTTAAAAACAGCCGCAACTCCACCTGCAGTCCGAAGGCAGTTTAGT ACTTCAGGACGAAATACTCCACCTCAGCGATCAAGAACACCGATTGGCTGTGGCCCCAGTAATGGAGGCAGTGGTGCTTCCACCCCAATGGTCAGCGTTAAGGGTGTTGAACCCAAGTTAGTACAAATAATAATGGACGAAATTGTAGAAGGCGGGGCAAAAGTTGAATGGTCTGACATAGCTGGCCAAGAGGTGGCTAAGCAAGCTTTGCAAGAAATGGTAATTTTACCATCTGTTCGCCCGGAACTTTTTACAG GTTTACGTGCTCCAGCTAAAGGATTACTTCTCTTTGGTCCACCTGGAAATGGAAAAACCCTTTTGGCACGTGCTGTTGCCACCGAATGCAGtgcaacatttttaaatatctctgcAGCCTCTCTTACCAGCAAGTATGTGGGTGATGGTGAAAAACTTGTTCGAGCACTATTTGCCGTTGCACGTGAAATGCAACCATCAATTATATTCATTGACGAAGTCGACTCATTGCTCTCAGAACGTAGCTCCAACGAGCACGAAGCATCACGACGTTTAAAAACCGAATTCCTTGTTGAATTCGACGGACTGCCCGGAAATCCAGAAGGTGATCGTATAGTAGTTCTTGCTGCCACTAATCGGCCTCAAGAACTAGACGAAGCTGCACTTCGTCGCTTCACCAAGAGAGTTTATGTCTCACTTCCCGATTCGGAAACTAGAGAACTTTTGCTCAAGCGGCTTTTAGAGAAGCAAGGCAGTCCGTTGGGACCAGATTCACTCCGACGACTCTCAGCTATGACCGAGGGATATTCTGGTTCTGATTTGACTGCTTTAGCTAAAGATGCTGCCTTGGAACCAATTCGAGAGCTCAATGTTGAACAAGTAAAACTCTTAGACATAAGCGCAGTGCGTAGTATTACAGAGAATGATTTTTGCAATTCATTAAAGCGCATTCGTCGCTCAGTAGCCCCACAGAGTCTTGTGCTTTATGAAAAATGGTCACAGGAATATGGAGACATaactatttaa
- the LOC129913914 gene encoding nucleolysin TIAR isoform X2 has protein sequence MDESHPKTLYVGNLDSSVAEDLLVALFGQMGPVKSCKIIREPGNDPYAFIEYTTYQSAATALTAMNKRLFLEKEIKVNWATSPGNQPKTDISAHYHIFVGDLSPEIETETLREAFAPFGEISNCRIVRDPQTMKSKGYAFVSFVKKAEAETAIQTMNGQWIGSRSIRTNWSTRKLPPPRESTKVGANKSASRQTFEDVYNQSSPTNTTVYCGGFPPNVISDELMHKHFMQFGQIQDVRVFKDKGYAFIKFMTKESATRAIEHTHNTEVHGNQVKCFWGKENGGDNSMNATGAAIIGPGGVPSQQATLPGQVITPQAAAQYPYAAAYQQMGYWYPPAGYPAQMQTQYMQQGYYPYAYAASAQQGASYRMVQPNVAWGVPGAVVPGVTAAASAAAANGSLGPQMMYSAAMPQYQTQ, from the exons ATGGATGAATCGCACCCAAAAACATTATATGTGGGTAATTTAGACTCATCGGTAGCTGAAGATTTACTGGTTGCCCTATTCGGACAAATGGGACCAGTTAAAAGTTGTAAAATAATACGTGAGCCCGGCAATGATCCGTATGCATTCATCGAATATACAACTTATCAGTCGGCTGCAACAGCATTGACTGCCATGAATAAACGATTATTCCTCGAAAAGGAaattaag gTTAATTGGGCAACAAGTCCAGGCAATCAGCCAAAGACAGATATTAGTGCACATTATCACATATTCGTTGGTGATCTTAGTCCAGAAATCGAAACAGAGACTTTACGTGAAGCATTCGCACCGTTTGGCGAAATATCGAACTGTCGAATTGTTCGCGATCCCCAAACAATGAAGTCCAAGGGATATGCTTTTGTTTCATTTGTCAAAAAAGCCGAAGCAGAAACAGCGATACAAACAATGAATGGCCAATGGATTGGATCACGATCCATCCGAACGAATTGGTCCACAAGAAAACTACCACCGCCACGTGAATCGACTAAAGTCGGTGCGAATAAGTCCGCTAGTCGGCAAACATTCGAAGACGTATACAATCAATCTAGCCCTACAAATACGACAGTCTACTGTGGTGGATTCCCGCCGAATGTTATTAGCGATGAATTAATGCACAAACATTTTATGCAATTTGGCCAGATACAAGATGTGCGAGTGTTCAAGGACAAAGGATATGCGTTCATTAAATTTATGACAAAAGAGTCAGCGACTCGTGCTATTGAACACACACACAATACCGAAGTACATGGCAATCAAGTGAAATGCTTCTGGGGCAAGGAGAATGGCGGTGACAATTCAATGAATGCTACAGGTGCTGCGATTATAGGCCCAGGAGGTGTACCATCGCAGCAAGCAACACTACCAGGTCAGGTAATAACACCACAAGCAGCCGCCCAATATCCATATGCGGCAGCGTATCAACAAATGGGTTACTGGTACCCACCAGCG ggATACCCAGCTCAAATGCAGACTCAATACATGCAGCAAGGATATTATCCATATGCTTATGCAGCCAGCGCTCAACAAGGag CCTCTTATCGCATGGTACAGCCAAATGTCGCATGGGGTGTTCCAGGTGCAGTTGTACCAGGAGTGACTGCGGCTGCTTCGGCAGCGGCCGCAAACGGTAGTCTGGGACCTCAAATGATGTACAGTGCCGCCATGCCACAATATCAAACGCAATGA
- the LOC129913914 gene encoding nucleolysin TIAR isoform X1 — MDESHPKTLYVGNLDSSVAEDLLVALFGQMGPVKSCKIIREPGNDPYAFIEYTTYQSAATALTAMNKRLFLEKEIKVNWATSPGNQPKTDISAHYHIFVGDLSPEIETETLREAFAPFGEISNCRIVRDPQTMKSKGYAFVSFVKKAEAETAIQTMNGQWIGSRSIRTNWSTRKLPPPRESTKVGANKSASRQTFEDVYNQSSPTNTTVYCGGFPPNVISDELMHKHFMQFGQIQDVRVFKDKGYAFIKFMTKESATRAIEHTHNTEVHGNQVKCFWGKENGGDNSMNATGAAIIGPGGVPSQQATLPGQVITPQAAAQYPYAAAYQQMGYWYPPAGYPAQMQTQYMQQGYYPYAYAASAQQGDVLTLNDLILASYRMVQPNVAWGVPGAVVPGVTAAASAAAANGSLGPQMMYSAAMPQYQTQ, encoded by the exons ATGGATGAATCGCACCCAAAAACATTATATGTGGGTAATTTAGACTCATCGGTAGCTGAAGATTTACTGGTTGCCCTATTCGGACAAATGGGACCAGTTAAAAGTTGTAAAATAATACGTGAGCCCGGCAATGATCCGTATGCATTCATCGAATATACAACTTATCAGTCGGCTGCAACAGCATTGACTGCCATGAATAAACGATTATTCCTCGAAAAGGAaattaag gTTAATTGGGCAACAAGTCCAGGCAATCAGCCAAAGACAGATATTAGTGCACATTATCACATATTCGTTGGTGATCTTAGTCCAGAAATCGAAACAGAGACTTTACGTGAAGCATTCGCACCGTTTGGCGAAATATCGAACTGTCGAATTGTTCGCGATCCCCAAACAATGAAGTCCAAGGGATATGCTTTTGTTTCATTTGTCAAAAAAGCCGAAGCAGAAACAGCGATACAAACAATGAATGGCCAATGGATTGGATCACGATCCATCCGAACGAATTGGTCCACAAGAAAACTACCACCGCCACGTGAATCGACTAAAGTCGGTGCGAATAAGTCCGCTAGTCGGCAAACATTCGAAGACGTATACAATCAATCTAGCCCTACAAATACGACAGTCTACTGTGGTGGATTCCCGCCGAATGTTATTAGCGATGAATTAATGCACAAACATTTTATGCAATTTGGCCAGATACAAGATGTGCGAGTGTTCAAGGACAAAGGATATGCGTTCATTAAATTTATGACAAAAGAGTCAGCGACTCGTGCTATTGAACACACACACAATACCGAAGTACATGGCAATCAAGTGAAATGCTTCTGGGGCAAGGAGAATGGCGGTGACAATTCAATGAATGCTACAGGTGCTGCGATTATAGGCCCAGGAGGTGTACCATCGCAGCAAGCAACACTACCAGGTCAGGTAATAACACCACAAGCAGCCGCCCAATATCCATATGCGGCAGCGTATCAACAAATGGGTTACTGGTACCCACCAGCG ggATACCCAGCTCAAATGCAGACTCAATACATGCAGCAAGGATATTATCCATATGCTTATGCAGCCAGCGCTCAACAAGGag ATGTACTTACTTTAAATGATCTAATTTTAGCCTCTTATCGCATGGTACAGCCAAATGTCGCATGGGGTGTTCCAGGTGCAGTTGTACCAGGAGTGACTGCGGCTGCTTCGGCAGCGGCCGCAAACGGTAGTCTGGGACCTCAAATGATGTACAGTGCCGCCATGCCACAATATCAAACGCAATGA
- the LOC129913930 gene encoding spastin isoform X1, giving the protein MVRNKSIATQSSSGNASSSNSSSKSPIKNSKTHRKSSSNCESSSVAAEIDDRSSRTPSPDDSTAIQGSSVHKQNLYVVSFPIIFLFNVLRSLIYQLFCIFRYLYGASTRVIYRPHKRECNIEIVVGTELERIQAKPIASTSAVQYPFNNHHKHKQLEMSSSKSGGGGGCAPTSPGPGDPLLAKQKHHHRRAFEYISKALKIDEENEGHKELAIELYRKGIKELEDGIAVDCWSGRGDVWERAQRLHDKMQTNLSMARDRLHFLELRSAELELEQLTLQEQNAKAQRQKQKTSDATQKLNKVQIVQPMMTNTYENKTTTTKHLPSHIKYRVQSTSSRLNTVVPAVSRVPKRLSNTLSPSNTSSAHRISPKEQTTSSKTIDTASGRKLTIGTKRPGNLGVINKSQTLPRNIGSKANVNGTRTPLKTAATPPAVRRQFSTSGRNTPPQRSRTPIGCGPSNGGSGASTPMVSVKGVEPKLVQIIMDEIVEGGAKVEWSDIAGQEVAKQALQEMVILPSVRPELFTGLRAPAKGLLLFGPPGNGKTLLARAVATECSATFLNISAASLTSKYVGDGEKLVRALFAVAREMQPSIIFIDEVDSLLSERSSNEHEASRRLKTEFLVEFDGLPGNPEGDRIVVLAATNRPQELDEAALRRFTKRVYVSLPDSETRELLLKRLLEKQGSPLGPDSLRRLSAMTEGYSGSDLTALAKDAALEPIRELNVEQVKLLDISAVRSITENDFCNSLKRIRRSVAPQSLVLYEKWSQEYGDITI; this is encoded by the exons ATGGTGCGAAACAAAAGCATTGCAACTCAATCGTCTTCGGGCAATGCTAGTAGCAGCAATAGCAGCAGCAAATCCcccataaaaaattcaaaaactcacCGTAAAAGTAGCAGCAATTGTGAATCTAGCAGCGTTGCCGCTGAAATCGATGACAGATCGAGTCGAACCCCCTCCCCGGATGACAGCACAGCAATACAGGGATCCTCTGTGCACAAACAGAATTTGTATGTCGTATCTTTTccgattatttttcttttcaacgtTTTGCGTTCGCTTATCTATCagcttttttgcatatttcGATATTTGTACGGGGCTAGTACCCGTGTTATCTATCGGCCGCATAAAAGAGAGTGTAATATTGAAATAGTAGTTGGAACGGAGTTGGAACGTATTCAGGCGAAGCCGATTGCTTCGACTAGCGCAGTTCAATATCCATTTAATAACCATCATAAACATAAACAGCTGGAAATGTCGTCATCGAAGTCAGGTGGTGGCGGTGGATGTGCTCCAACATCGCCCGGTCCTGGGGATCCATTATTGGCCAAACAAAAGCATCATCATCGTCGGGCATTCGAGTATATATCGAAGGCCTTGAAGATCGATGAAGAGAATGAAG gccACAAGGAACTTGCCATTGAATTGTACCGCAAAGGGATTAAAGAACTTGAAGATGGTATTGCTGTCGATTGCTGGAGTGGACGTGGTGATGTTTGGGAAAGAGCTCAACGTTTACATGATAAAATGCAGACCAATTTATCAATGGCCAGGGATCGCTTACACTTTTTAg AACTTAGAAGCGCCGAACTAGAATTAGAACAATTGACGTTACAAGAACAAAATGCCAAAGCTCAACGTCAGAAACAGAAAACATCAGACGCTACACAAAAGCTCAATAAAGTACAAATTGTCCAACCAATGATGACCAATACTTATGAAAATAAGACCACAACCACTAAACACCTTCCCAGTCATATAAAATATAGAGTACAATCTACAAGCTCCCGACTGAACACAGTTGTACCAGCTGTTAGTAGAGTACCAAAGCGATTATCCAATACGCTATCTCCTAGTAATACCTCAAGTGCGCATAGAATAAGCCCAAAAGAACAAACAACGTCAAGCAAAACCATCGATACAG ctTCTGGACGTAAACTTACAATTGGCACAAAAAGACCCGGTAATCTGGGCGTtataaataaatctcaaaccttaccCCGAAACATCGGATCGAAGGCAAATGTAAATGGAACTCGTACACCGTTAAAAACAGCCGCAACTCCACCTGCAGTCCGAAGGCAGTTTAGT ACTTCAGGACGAAATACTCCACCTCAGCGATCAAGAACACCGATTGGCTGTGGCCCCAGTAATGGAGGCAGTGGTGCTTCCACCCCAATGGTCAGCGTTAAGGGTGTTGAACCCAAGTTAGTACAAATAATAATGGACGAAATTGTAGAAGGCGGGGCAAAAGTTGAATGGTCTGACATAGCTGGCCAAGAGGTGGCTAAGCAAGCTTTGCAAGAAATGGTAATTTTACCATCTGTTCGCCCGGAACTTTTTACAG GTTTACGTGCTCCAGCTAAAGGATTACTTCTCTTTGGTCCACCTGGAAATGGAAAAACCCTTTTGGCACGTGCTGTTGCCACCGAATGCAGtgcaacatttttaaatatctctgcAGCCTCTCTTACCAGCAAGTATGTGGGTGATGGTGAAAAACTTGTTCGAGCACTATTTGCCGTTGCACGTGAAATGCAACCATCAATTATATTCATTGACGAAGTCGACTCATTGCTCTCAGAACGTAGCTCCAACGAGCACGAAGCATCACGACGTTTAAAAACCGAATTCCTTGTTGAATTCGACGGACTGCCCGGAAATCCAGAAGGTGATCGTATAGTAGTTCTTGCTGCCACTAATCGGCCTCAAGAACTAGACGAAGCTGCACTTCGTCGCTTCACCAAGAGAGTTTATGTCTCACTTCCCGATTCGGAAACTAGAGAACTTTTGCTCAAGCGGCTTTTAGAGAAGCAAGGCAGTCCGTTGGGACCAGATTCACTCCGACGACTCTCAGCTATGACCGAGGGATATTCTGGTTCTGATTTGACTGCTTTAGCTAAAGATGCTGCCTTGGAACCAATTCGAGAGCTCAATGTTGAACAAGTAAAACTCTTAGACATAAGCGCAGTGCGTAGTATTACAGAGAATGATTTTTGCAATTCATTAAAGCGCATTCGTCGCTCAGTAGCCCCACAGAGTCTTGTGCTTTATGAAAAATGGTCACAGGAATATGGAGACATaactatttaa